A portion of the Meleagris gallopavo isolate NT-WF06-2002-E0010 breed Aviagen turkey brand Nicholas breeding stock chromosome 16, Turkey_5.1, whole genome shotgun sequence genome contains these proteins:
- the LOC104913505 gene encoding zinc finger CCCH domain-containing protein 11A-like, producing the protein MPQKGVDCYFYFYSICFKGDSCAFRHCEAALGSEQVCRQWMEGRCSSSDCKFRHMKIDKKRSEIPCYWENQPGGCQKAHCPFLHQKERGGNAPTVPPSNEADTSGLPLNSGLAESLGNQTEVEKAPERVDIPASSHGPAAQKRKRCDEKGKARELPCKKRVKGGRKVKMRAIDWKATFPKKQRQKRKAAEMQPSAAEDTDEPPARKLPMAIVSALPGDSLVTIPAVKTPPSSLELLPGSQADSVADSVRNASQEADQMQQLSCTEAGKALVSEDDDIENLMLEIIGDELEGEIDVDSENDVDELLQELSEIIDSVTP; encoded by the exons ATGCCTCAGAAAGGAGTCGACTGCTACTTTTATTTCTACTCCATCTGCTTTAAG GGAGACAGCTGTGCCTTCCGCCACTGTGAAGCGGCTCTGGGAAGTGAACAAGTCTGCAGACAGTGGATGGAGGGTCGCTGTTCCAGCAGCGACTGCAAGTTCAGACATATGAAAATTGAT aaGAAGCGCAGTGAGATTCCCTGCTATTGGGAGAATCAGCCgggaggctgtcagaaagcccACTGCCCTTTTCTTCACCAGAAGGAACGCGGTGGGAACGCACCGACCGTACCACCAAGCAACG AAGCTGACACGAGTGGCCTTCCTCTCAACAGCGGCCTTGCAGAAAGTCTGGGGAACCAGACAGAGGTTGAGAAGGCACCAGAGAGAG TTGACATCCCAGCTTCCTCCCACGGCCCGGCTGCGCAAAAACGCAAGCGATGCGACGAGAAGGGCAAAGCAAGGGAATTGCCTTGCAAGAAAAGAGTCAAGG GTGGACGCAAGGTGAAAATGAGGGCTATTGATTGGAAAGCCACCTTCCCCaaaaagcagagacagaaacgaaaagcagcagagatgcaacCATCTGCTGCTGAGGACACCGATGAGCCCCCAGCCAGAAAACTACCAATG GCCATCGTTTCAGCCCTGCCTGGGGACAGCCTGGTGACCATTCCTGCAGTCAAAACACCTCCAAGCAG TCTGGAACTGCTTCCGGGAAGCCAGGCAGACTCCGTGGCAGACTCTGTGAGGAATGCCTCACAAGAAGCAGAtcagatgcagcagctgagctgcacagaGGCGGGGAAAGCGCTCGTCTCAGAGGATGATGACATCGAAAACTTAATGCTGGAAATCATAGGAGATGAATTGGAAGGAGAAATTGATGTGGACAGTGAGAACGATGTGGATGAGCTCCTTCAGGAACTGTCTGAGATCATTGACAGTGTAACACCATAG
- the LOC109370169 gene encoding zinc finger CCCH domain-containing protein 11A-like, with product MAQQGDDCYYYFYSVCLKGDSCPFRHCEAALGSERVCRLWVQGCCFRNDCKFRHMKIDKKRSEIPCYWENQPGGCQKAHCPFLHLKECGGNAPTVPPSNEADPSGLPLNSGLAESLENQTEVEEAPETVDIPASSHGPAATKRKRSEETGKARELPRKKRVKGEHKELVTVPQHSNAVT from the exons ATGGCTCAGCAAGGAGACGACTGCTACTACTATTTCTACTCCGTCTGTCTGAAG GGAGACAGCTGTCCCTTCCGCCACTGTGAAGCGGCTCTGGGGAGTGAACGAGTCTGCCGACTGTGGGTGCAGGGTTGCTGTTTCCGGAATGACTGCAAGTTCAGACACATGAAAATTGAT aaGAAGCGCAGTGAGATTCCCTGCTATTGGGAGAATCAGCCgggaggctgtcagaaagcccACTGCCCTTTTCTTCACCTGAAGGAATGCGGTGGGAACGCACCGACCGTACCACCAAGCAACG AAGCTGACCCGAGCGGCCTTCCTCTGAACAGCGGCCTTGCAGAAAGCCTGGAGAACCAGACAGAGGTTGAGGAGGCACCAGAGACAG TTGACATCCCAGCTTCCTCCCATGGCCCGGCTGCAACAAAACGCAAGCGATCTGAGGAGACGGGCAAAGCAAGGGAATTGCCTCGCAAGAAGAGAGTCAAGGGTGAGCACAAGGAGCTTGTTACAGTGCCTCAGCACAGTAATGCTGTCACTTAG